A region from the Hippoglossus hippoglossus isolate fHipHip1 chromosome 16, fHipHip1.pri, whole genome shotgun sequence genome encodes:
- the tomm40 gene encoding mitochondrial import receptor subunit TOM40 homolog, whose amino-acid sequence MGSVLAAASPSPAPVAAAAGAGQGVPGLVSVPPGFSMPSMSSVPPTSGSGQQTSDADSPLPNPGTYEECHRKCKEVYPLQMEGVRLLVNKGLSNHFQVSHTITLSTQGDSGYRFGSTYVGSKQMGPAESFPVMVGDMDNTGSLNAQVIHQLTSAVRSKIAIQTQQQKFVNWQCDLEYRGEHFTSAVTLGNPDVLVGSGILVAHYLQSITPALALGGELVYHRRPGEEGTVTSLLGRYTGDNFIATLTLGGAGAHATYYHKANDQLQIGVEFEASTRMQDTTTSFGYQLDVPKANFLFKGTVDSNWVVGATLEKKLVPLPLTLALGAFLNHRKNKFQCGFGVTIG is encoded by the exons ATGGGCAGTGTGTTGGCTGCCGCCTCCCCCAGTCCAGCTccagttgcagcagcagctggagctggtCAGGGGGTCCCTGGATTGGTGTCGGTCCCCCCAGGGTTTTCCATGCCCTCAATGTCTTCCGTCCCTCCAACATCTGGATCTGGCCAGCAGACATCGGATGCAGATTCCCCACTCCCAAACCCGGGCACATATGAGGAGTGCCACCGCAAATGTAAAG AGGTATACCCCCTGCAGATGGAAGGGGTGCGGTTATTGGTCAACAAGGGCCTGAGTAACCACTTCCAGGTCAGCCACACTATTACCCTCAGTACCCAGGGTGATTCTGGTTATCGATTTGGTTCCACCTACGTAGGCAGTAAACAGATGGGACCAGCAGAG TCGTTCCCTGTAATGGTCGGTGACATGGACAATACTGGCAGTCTTAATGCCCAGGTCATCCACCAGCTCACAAGTGCTGTACGCTCCAAAATAGCCATCCAG ACTCAGCAGCAGAAGTTTGTGAATTGGCAATGTGACCTGGAGTATCGTGGTGAACACTTCACTTCTGCTGTGACGCTTGGAAATCCAGACGTACTTGTTGGATCTG gCATTTTGGTGGCACACTATCTCCAGTCTATCACACCAGCACTGGCTCTGGGTGGTGAGCTTGTGTACCACAGACGGCCAGGGGAAGAGGGGACTGTCACATCCCTATTGGGCAGATACACAG GTGACAACTTCATTGCTACTTTGACTCTGGGAGGTGCAGGTGCTCATGCTACATACTATCACAAAGCCAATGATCAG CTGCAGATAGGAGTTGAATTTGAAGCCAGCACAAGGATGCAAGACACCACAACATCCTTCGGCTATCAGCTGGACGTTCCCAAAGCTAACTTCCTCTTTAAAG GTACAGTTGACAGTAATTGGGTGGTAGGGGCAACCCTTGAAAAGAAACTGGTGCCACTGCCTCTCACCCTGGCCCTAGGGGCTTTCCTTAACCATCGCAAGAACAAGTTTCAGTGTGGTTTTGGTGTCACCATTGGCTAG
- the ddx61 gene encoding probable ATP-dependent RNA helicase DDX6 — MATARTANPATMMGLNKAANGQFRGQTRPPGQQSGLLAAAQQSSDPMKRTGIPQSSGGIKFGDDWKRCLELPPKDTRLRTSDVTSTKGNEFEDYCLKRELLMGIFEMGWEKPSPIQEESIPIALSGRDILARAKNGTGKSGAYLIPMLERIDLRKDHIQAMVMVPTRELALQMSQISIQLSKHLGGVKVMATTGGTNLRDDIMRLEETVHVVIATPGRILDLIKKGVAVVDKLQMMVMDEADKLLSQDFVVLIEDIISFLPKNRQILLYSATFPVSVQTFMNKHLQKPYEINLMEELTLKGITQYYAYVTERQKVHCLNTLFSKLQINQSIIFCNSVQRVELLAKKITQLGYSCFYIHAKMMQEYRNRVFHDFRNGLCRNLVCTDLFTRGIDIQAVNVVINFDFPKNAETYLHRIGRSGRFGHLGLAINLITIDDRNNLKTIEDQLVTDIKPIPSCIDKSLYVAEFHSVDPDDDGDGKGKNNELG, encoded by the exons ATGGCTACAGCAAGAACAGCAAACCCGGCAACGATGATGGGATTGAACAAAGCAGCAAATGGGCAGTTCAGAGGACAGACGAGGCCACCAGGACAACAATCAGGACTGCTTGCAGCTGCCCAACAGTCCAGTGACCCCATGAAAAGGACCGGCATTCCTCAGAGCAGTGGGGGCATCAA GTTTGGGGATGACTGGAAGAGGTGCCTGGAGCTTCCCCCCAAAGACACCAGGTTGAGAACTTCG GATGTGACATCAACTAAGGGAAATGAATTTGAAGACTACTGCCTAAAGCGGGAACTGCTAATGGGAATCTTTGAGATGGGATGGGAGAAACCCTCCCCTATCCAG GAGGAAAGCATCCCCATCGCTTTGTCAGGCAGAGATATTTTGGCTCGGGCCAAGAATGGCACAGGAAAAAGCGGAGCCTACCTCATCCCAATGCTGGAGAGGATAGACCTGAGGAAGGATCACATCCAGG CCATGGTAATGGTGCCGACAAGAGAGTTGGCCCTGCAGATGAGCCAGATCAGCATTCAGCTAAGCAAGCACCTGGGAGGGGTCAAGGTCATGGCTACCACGGGTGGCACCAACTTGAGGGATGACATCATGCGTCTTGAGGAGACAG TGCACGTAGTGATCGCTACACCAGGCAGGATCCTAGACCTGATCAAGAAGGGTGTGGCCGTCGTGGATAAACTTCAAATGATGGTGATGGACGAG GCAGATAAGTTGCTGTCCCAGGACTTTGTTGTCCTGATTGAAGATATTATCAGCTTCTTGCCAAAGAACCGTCAGATCCTGCTTTACTCTGCCACTTTCCCCGTCAGTGTGCAAACATTCATG AACAAACACCTGCAGAAGCCTTACGAGATCAACCTGATGGAGGAGCTCACCTTGAAGGGCATCACCCAGTACTATGCCTAtgtgacagaaagacaaaaggtCCACTGTCTCAACACGCTTTTCTCTAAG CTTCAGATCAATCAGTCGATCATCTTCTGTAACTCCGTCCAAAGGGTTGAGCTTCTTGCTAAGAAGATCACCCAGCTGGGCTATTCATGCTTCTACATTCATGCAAAGATGATGCAGGAGTACAGGAACCGTGTGTTCCATGACTTCAGGAATGGACTGTGCAGAAACTTGGTCTGCACAG ACCTTTTCACTCGGGGAATTGACATCCAGGCAGTAAACGTGGTCATCAACTTTGACTTCCCCAAAAATGCAGAAACCTACCTGCACCGCATTGGAAGATCAG GGCGTTTTGGTCACTTGGGTCTGGCCATCAACCTCATAACCATAGATGACCgcaacaacctgaaaacaataGAGGATCAACTAGTCACCGACATCAAGCCCATCCCCAGCTGCATTGATAAGAGCCTCTATGTGGCAGAGTTTCACTCTGTTGACCCAGATGATGACGGTGATGGGAAAGGCAAAAACAATGAACTGGGATAA